Below is a genomic region from Sphingomonas phyllosphaerae.
CGCGGAGGAGCGGGTGGTGACGGCGGCGGTCCCGCGCGCGGTCGAAACCACGGCGGAGATCCGCGAGCCGGCCGCACGCCCGTTCGACAGCGCGACCGAGCCCGGGCTGCGCGCGATCGTCTCGGCCGAGCCGGGTTTCGACGTCTCCCGCTTTCTCGAAGGCGCGAAGTCGGCGTATCGCATGATCCTCGAGGCGTTCTGGCGCGGTGACGAGGCGGCCCTGCGCGATCTGGTCAGCGACGATGTCCACGCCGCCTTCGCGGAGGCGATCGAGGCGCGCAACGCACAGGGGCAGGTGCTCGACAATCGGCTGATCGCGATCGAGCGCACGACGATCGTCTCGGCCGGCGTGGCGAACGGCGAGGCGCGGGTCGCGGTGCGGTTCGATGCCGATATCGCAGCGGTGACACGCGATGCGGACGGCAACGTCATCGCCGGCTCGACCAGCGATGCGGTGCAGACGCACGATGTATGGACGTTCGTGCGCACCGTCCGTGCCTCGGATCCGAACTGGATCCTCGCCGACACCGACGAAGCCTGACCGAATAAAGTAGAAGAGGGGGACGGGTTGCGGAGCAAAGCGACGCTCGCGGTGGCGGGCGCCCTGTTGATGGCTGGCTGCGTCGGTCCGGGCGGCCGTTCGGTGCCGACGCCGACGCCGCCGCCGTCGCCCCCACGTCCCGTCGCTGCGGCGCCGCGGCCGACGACGCTCCCGTCGCGACCACTGGCGGTGCGCCAGCCAATAGCGTCGGTCCCGCTTCCCGCCATCGCGACCGCGGTCGTGCCCGGCGCAACGAGTGCGGCGATGGCCGGACTCACGCCCGCGATCGATTTGGCGACCGTGCCGCTCGACGCGGCGCAGGCCGCCGCAGCGCTCGACGCGTTCCGCATCTCATGCCCCAGTCTCGTGCGCCGCACCGAT
It encodes:
- a CDS encoding Tim44/TimA family putative adaptor protein; the encoded protein is MFYVVLLAMVAGFLALRLYSVLGKRSGHEQPLPKPAEERVVTAAVPRAVETTAEIREPAARPFDSATEPGLRAIVSAEPGFDVSRFLEGAKSAYRMILEAFWRGDEAALRDLVSDDVHAAFAEAIEARNAQGQVLDNRLIAIERTTIVSAGVANGEARVAVRFDADIAAVTRDADGNVIAGSTSDAVQTHDVWTFVRTVRASDPNWILADTDEA